The Rhipicephalus microplus isolate Deutch F79 chromosome 4, USDA_Rmic, whole genome shotgun sequence sequence CACAGGCACTACATAAGTTATAAGGtgcactgtagtggagggtttcAGTTTAATTTGATCAGATGGGAACCTTTACCGAGCACCTTAATCTCGAACATGCGAGCATTTTCGCTTTTTGCCTGCGTAAGAAAAGCGGAAGCcacggccgagaatcgaacccgcatCCTTGGGCAGCACAACGCCGCGGGCACTGAGCCATGTAGCAAcccgcagaataaaaaaaatgaaatgagtacATTTAAGGTGAGGTGACATGTGACGTTGCTTCCAATAATTTTTAGCTGAGAGTGAGTGCTTGTCCCATTGTGCTTCGCCTGTGTTGTATTTTTGCGCTCTGGGTTTTACAAGCGTGCACCAACTGCCTAACGAGTAGTTTTACTGAAATTTACTTTAATTCAATCGATCCATCTTAGAATGCAAACACCAGGTTTTCAAGCTGAGCAATCTTGCAGTAAGCTTAAAAAAGCATGCTTCGGGGAATTAAATTACCTGTACGTTCTTAGCAGGTATCTTGACAGACAGAAAGGCAGTAGTGGGGGCTAATATATCTGGCCATGAGGGGAAGGCATACAAACACCCCTTGAAATAGAACCCTGGCTACGCGACTGATCAGTGTACAGTTGGCCTTTTATACCTAAAATTCCATCCAGTCCCCTTTCTCCCTTCCTATAAATGTTGCAATTTGTCGCGGCCATCACAGAGACCACAAAcaaaaggcaataaaaaagataactGGTGCTGACATACCTGGCGAAGCCTGTTGTCCAAAAAATCCAGCCATGTTACCCAGATCCTCGAAACGGTTGACGTAGAAACGGCAAACCTGTACGAAAAACAAATTTGCAAAAAATGCGCATCAGTAATTTTCTGCAGCACAAACAAAAGAACCTACGGTTGCAATGAAGATGTCATTGCAGAAGATGCTTAAACGGTACTGAATTCCTTTTGTGTAAGCACCTTGTTACTTCCAGTCATTTTCATTATAAACGATAAGTGAAAAAGTGCTGCATACCATTGCTGATATTTTGAGGAACGTACGAATACACAGCATGCTGCATTCCCCCTATGCACAAAGTAACTAACAAAACCAGCTACGCTCGGCAGGAACACTGAAATTTGGCTTAAACTTGAATTTCTCAGTGAATGAAAGTTTGTTTGCTCCCGGACAAGCACTAAGGGTATTACAAAATACCAAATCTTTTGAATAAAGCAAACTCGCATTTTGTCTTCATGGCCCCTTTCGGGCTGATTGGGTTATGCTTGTTTCCCTCACAGCATATTCATAAATAACATTATACACAGTATGCCCGCGTAAATGTATTGGCATGGTAACAGAGTTTCATTAGTCACTCCACTTGGACCTTATGCAAAGGCAAAAATGAGtactgatgcaaaaaaaaaacacttcaacgTTGGCAGCGTACCTGTACGCAAGGTCAAGGCCGTCAAGGCCCAGCCGTAGCCTCATCAGGACGAGCACAAGCTGTGTCTTCAAAGGCAGGATGAAGTTCCGGTCCTCGTTCTCCGTTTCCTTCATCTGCCAGAACCGCAGCTTTTTCGCATCTGGTTCAAGTAGGGACCAAAAACTGTCGAAGGACTTTCTGGATGTAAAGCCAGTGTAGTACCGCAGCTTCTTTTCATCTTCTACAAGGGCTTCATACGTGATGTCAATCTTTTGTGTAGCTTCAGACTTGCACCTCTTGACTTTCTTCTGCATACAGGATAGCTCAAGCCGCAAGCACCTATTCTTCTGCTGAAGGCGGTCACATAGCTTTTTTGCTTCAGCGTGGTCCTGTTGAGAGCGTTTTAGCTGGCGGTTGAGCTCTTCAACATTCGCGTAAGCAGCTTCAGCCTTTTCTGCTAGCTCAGTTATTATATTATTTTGGCAAGCAACTTTCTTGGCAAGCTGGTCATAGCTTGACTCTTGGCTGCTGTAGGCATGGTCCATGAGTAGAGTGCTTTGCTGTGCGGTGTCTTCACTGTCGTTGCTGCTACTAGTGATGGCAGAGCCTGAGACTTCTGGGTCGTGCTGGGGTGCCACAGTTGGACTGTTGGGAAGTTCCGGCTGTCAGgggaaaattaaaaaagaaagccATGTGTTTCAGTGATTTTTACAACACACTGTGCAGCTGCAGGTGAGATTTCCAATACTGCATTTTATACCTTCACACGAGTTTAAGTTTACTCGGCATCATTGCTTTTTTTACGCAGTAGCGCAACCCTTAAGTAGCCATTGCCTGCATTAAGCCATAACAAAATATTCAGTGGTGCATATGCAACAACGTAATGCTATTTCTCTGCATTGCTTGCGCTCAAATTACCTTTGTCCTTATGAGTGGTCGCCTCCTTTCCATCTTTTGCGGTCTCAGCGGGAAGATTGTGGGCACTCTGTTCATGTAAGTCTTTTTTCCTCCTTCGAAGTGGGCACCGCATACTCGGTGTCCCGTGGTAGGCGTAAACTTGGAGAACCTGAGCACAAAGAGTTCCAGCATTATTTCATATGACACTGAATATCACCTACTGTGTTTTCAGGTTCCTTTTAAATGTCCAGTCTGCATGCTACCACTGCAAGACAACAGTATCACTTTCTCTTGATTAACGTACAAAAAGTTCCATATCAGTCAAGGGCAAATGACAAATGTAATTTTAATTTTCAGCCTCACTCGACAACGCCACACACAGGTAAATTATACAGCTGTTTGTGCCACTCATCTGCATAGGTGCAGCGAAATCGGCCGCGTGCATGCACCAGATAACTATTTTACGGAAAGGACGAGATTACAGAGGCACCGTTTGCATCGAGGGTGATCCGCGAAAGCTAATCGCCGTTTGGCACAACGAGTTCTGGGTAAGTTGTTGCAAGCGTGCCGTGAAGTACGTTACGTCGTTTCTAAAAAGTAAGGTCTCGATGTACGGTAGAGCTATTAGGAGAGCCTCGTCAATGAGCTTGCCTTCCCCTTATGCCTGCATGCTTGCCActtgcgttgtaaaaaaaaaaaaaacgcaagccgcGTACGCGGTGCTGCACTTGCGCAACATGGAAAACTAAAAGACCTCAGCACTACaactcgtaataataataatattagtacgCAGCGGTAACAAAAAACGCTAGAATAAGGAAGATGCGCTAAAAAATGACCGGCATGCACAACCGCGAACCGCGGCTGAGCTATCCGGTAAGAGTATACGCAGGCAGAGTGAGCAAAGATCATATTCTTTGGTATGCTAAGCTTCATGATTaaacattcacataaaaaaaaaacaccgcaataCGCTTATTTAGTTTCAAAGCGGCACTATACATTTAATAAGATGTCTTACCTGCCGCCCCGTCCAGCCCTGTTGATACGCTGAATCCACGTCTCCCGAAGCTTTTGCTCTTTAGGAAAGACGTAGAAACCCAAGCCTTTATCCCTTGTGCTGTTGTTGTAGCATCCAGGAACACAGCACATAAATCCTCCCATCGTAAGACGGCTCCACACGACCGAAAAATCTATCGAAAAGGGAACGCTCAGGCACTTCGGCTGGCTGGTGCGCCCGGACGACTACAAGTACCGGCATGCACCGCGGCTGCCGCGGCAGCAGTGGCATCGCGAAACTGGCCTGTGGGATCGGTCTATTCATTTGGCTTGCAACAATAACCCTGCCTGTTGTCAGGAATGTCACGAACCATGACTCACCTTCATAATCTTCACATAATTTTTTGGACTTCACAGCGAAGTTCTCATAGTCGACGTGTGCTGTCGTTGTCACTGtactattactattactactactcgTATtgctgataataataataataataatattaataataataatattattattattattacgtgcgCGTcaacgtgcgcgtgcgtcaacgctacattcgaGTGTATTGACCTCTTCATTATGCGCTTGCAgccatttcgcttgctccacGTATACCGAGTtttttgttacgtgacgtcactggataatgaaatatatgactggtgcaaacatgataatcctggcacgcgtgtcatgttgcaacatgacaacataccacgctcatagcatgcgcgtggccgttttgctagctccacatatactaaaattgaTACCACGtgatgcgaatagatgacaaagctaAATGatacatccaagcatgataatcatagcACGAAGTCAAGTActgtatcatttacctccaccacgtaacgttgtgctaattttaaagtgaaatatcaacatttatcattcgtgcttcgcatatgatcgattcccactgtgcgtgggttTCGCCAATTTTTTCGTTGTTGCTTTTTTATAGGCCAAAAAATTAACTTGATTGACAGTATTAAAGTGCGATGACACAGAGAGCCACGAAAGAGGTAAACATCCCTTGGGGTGATTGCAGCATGCATTGGCGAGGGCAAGTGAGACCACCCGAAGCTGAGTATTGTTTCATGAGGTGGTACCTGTGGTGTTATAGCTTTTAATGCATGGGTCCTATGGCGAGCTTTTCCTATCGAGTTGTATGTTAACACTATGTATGTATAGTGATTGTTGGAGGCATAATGAGGCACCTATTTCTGTCTCCCAGTTGGAGACACGGCTCAGTATTTTCGAAACGAAGTGCATCAGCGTGGGTGCTACACGCATTCCACATCCTGTGAAAGGCACTCGTCGAGAAGTGCATGCTTGAATCGTAGGTGTAAATAGCGCGTAGGCGTATGTAGCAAATGCGTTGAGATCTCTCCCTCTGGCTTTCACTGGCTCTCTAAGCTTAGTTCGTTAACCCTCGTAGATAAGTAAGGAATACGTGTGATCCCCTTCCTcgttcacaatatatatatgtgacgctatgatgactgagTGACgtagcctggctcatacgccatgtttattccattccgcacttcttccttctctgcttctaccaaccatcgcttcatacgtcacatgattcccctccccccgaaagaaggcatggattacgaacaggaaaaagtaaacaaggcaaggttgagaagtcacaaatgtcaaaacgcaaaattggtttcatggcccagtggtgttccgtaaactcacAAAACTTCAGAAAAGGGTGCAGCAGTCCGGTGAATGGCGAAGTTCTGGTGGGCGAAGTCGGCTGTGGCGTTCTGGCGAaggtaaccgcgtcttgcaaaactgcactgaccatgacacgacttgagcagctgcgaggaacgaacaaggttagAAGTCCTTGGAGCACTTCAAGGTCGAATGTCTTAGTCGCCGAATCCTCTGTCGTACACGCTGTATTCtgtgtcgcggctgagacagaattagtgcttgcagcctgcgtgtacaagaattgaagttcaaggaattatgcctatgttcgtgcgttgtaccaattataacgttcagtctctttcgtagttttctgtggcgttggctccgttgtcgtaaactaatgggatggtATCTTTGCGTGGTAGAACTGTTGACTTCTTGTCTGACTAGTGACTGGTGTTTTCTGAGGTTTCGGAGCTGGAATCTTAGGCGCAGCcttgatattttgtgccaaatgcgtttctggcgccggTTCCCTTATGCGAAGTTGCCTcacttcttgaatttgttttaagaggcttgctttgcgtcgtcgtccttgttggtgtgtccgttggagtgtctgtgattcacggacttgcttttgctggcgttgctgacgttgctgtgAACCGTATTGCGGTGGaagcccttcttgaacatcgcgctggttTTCATGACAACCTGATGGTGTCTCCAGTTGGCAGGTGATAGTCTGTGAGCTGTTGTCATGCAGTTGAGGCAATGAAGatgatgcttcagagttgatagaaagttcttcagaagctttttcTACACTGTTTGCTACGAGGGGCTCTTGCGCATAGCAGCGtgtgacgttcgatgcgtctgagccttcggtTTTGCTTTGACTGTGGAGTGTGTATGCACaggacggtgatgcatgaacccgtgcggaaggagcatggcttgaCTGGGTATTCTCTCGGTGTGtcaactcgtctatcgtgaacatggTGTCCTTACGAAGCAAACGGTGAGCGTCATGAGCACTTGAAGAGCCGCGTGACAGAAAaccgggtggtggaccacgtatgcgagacgaaaaatgaagtggataaggtgagtaagcaacgtctcgtgccatgtgctggagcgacgactttgaaaataccggctttcgCGAAGAGAAACCTGGTGGAAAGCTACGTTTTTTGAAaaataagcgtggactgtgacggcccagtgtggttgtatgcagatggtcggtaatgaaGAAGTTGttgtcgtagtcgttaaaacgggcaatcatctcttctctgatcttgggccatgattcgtcgttttcgaatatgtgtgtcaggtaaaacttaaatgcctcaccgtagatgtagtcagtgaagttggtgatcatttcccgttccgaccatgatgcagcggtagcgtggagctagaacaggtagaaccagtcctgcacgggtctaTCGTCCACTGCTCAGGTGTACTTAggaatgggaaggtcagtcgatgcacaatgtcggcactcactgtgaggggtgcACATCGATCCTGCAGGGAGCCATGGTCGCGTAGAGGGAGGCTCTCGACGCATGAGCTGCCGTTTCgacgagtgttgggaagcatctctgtggaGAGACTCTTCCGCTTGAAGCGCTACAGCAAGCCACTTGGCCGGGGTAGTGAGCGTCAATCCAGCGAGGCACCTTTCGATCTCTTCAGGTACACCATCGgtcaatcctgatactatgtgaacgtcttttaagtctgcgaggtgaccaaggtgtgtcttctcttcgtagtagtgcctgatgcgccattctcttttgagcctgcagtgtttgaattggcggaaagggtcgctaacaggtgcagaaaatcgtgatatcatgcttgttttgatgccttcccacgtatcttctgcgtCAAAAATCTCGATGAGGAACCAGCGGAATGcctcaccttccaggtactcgctAATGCAGCTACTCGCCTTCGTGCTTGTCAACAGGGACGTTGACAACCTTGTGCTTGCcaaccacttgtcaacagggacgtcgtcttcaactccggtgtatttcggcaggctgatcatcttctttggtGGGCTCATGATGCTGCTgtggtagatcctgtcgactcgtgtgacgctatgatgactgggtgacgtggcctggctcatacgctatGTTTATTTCATTccgcacttcttccttctccgcatctaccaaccatcgcttcatatgtcacacacacacacacacacacacacacacacacatatatatatatatatatatatatatatatatatatatatatatatatatatatatatatatatatatattgttaaggcgtttaatagccggtccacagcgagcaagcacaatggcgacagtaacggccaagcacgggctctcagtgcgagtggcgtccttgttgggtagccccactagaaggtactcaagagttcgacccatttcatagttcggaggcttcgctacaattaccccggggtcgaagagggagccgcctggcgacctaacagcttgttattatgagcgggtcataataagcctgcaggcgctccacgttgacgatgtctcgcccacggtggcgcatgtccgaagattgttcaacgggttcgatcagatagttgacgggtgaggtgcgctcgatgacacggtaggggccttcgtatttgggacgtagtttggaagagaggccagcggcagaggtcgggatcgagagccatacaagcgcaccagggaggaacgtgggctcagaagtggcgctggcatcacggatactcttctgccgctcttgctcttgcgtcgtaaaagtcttggcaagctcgcgacactcttcagcaagcctggctgtctcggaaataggtgtacactcaaatggatccggcgtgtacgggagtatcgtgtccatggtgtgcgacgggtgccttccgtacagcaagtagaaaggtgaaaaaccagtcgtgctctgaggggcggtgttgtaggcgtaggtgacgaagggcagtatattatccgaattagtgtggttggcggcgacgtacatagaaagcatgtcgccgagggtgcggttaaagcgttcggtgaggccattcgtctgtgggtggtaagcagtagttttgcggtggacagaatggcactccgtcagaatggcttcgacgacttccgacaagaagacacggcctcgatcgctgagaagctcttggggtggtccgtggcgcagtataaatcgatgcagcaggaaggacgcaacatcgcgcgcagcaaccgcagggagagcggcggtttcggcgtatcgcgttaaatggtcaacggcaacgatggcccagcggttaccagccgacgtcagaggaagtggtccatacaaatcgatacctacgcgcccaaagggacggtcagg is a genomic window containing:
- the LOC142814430 gene encoding uncharacterized protein LOC142814430, which produces MDHAYSSQESSYDQLAKKVACQNNIITELAEKAEAAYANVEELNRQLKRSQQDHAEAKKLCDRLQQKNRCLRLELSCMQKKVKRCKSEATQKIDITYEALVEDEKKLRYYTGFTSRKSFDSFWSLLEPDAKKLRFWQMKETENEDRNFILPLKTQLVLVLMRLRLGLDGLDLAYRYAANVEVFFFCISTHFCLCIRSKWSD